In Macaca nemestrina isolate mMacNem1 chromosome 9, mMacNem.hap1, whole genome shotgun sequence, a single genomic region encodes these proteins:
- the LOC105470588 gene encoding proliferation marker protein Ki-67 isoform X2: MGPTRRLVTIKRSGVDGPHFPLSLSTCLFGRGIECDIRIQLPVVSKQHCKIEIIEQEAILHNFSSTNPTQVNGSVIDEPVQLKHGDVITIIDRSFRYENESFQNGRKSTEFPRKIREQEPAHRVSRSSFSPDPDESEGIPLKRRRVSFGGHLRPELFDENLPPNTPLKRGETPTKRKSVVTHTPPVLKKIIKEQPQPSGKQESTSEISVEVKAQSLVRSPPAPSPRKTPVANDQRRRSCKAAPASSSKSQTEVPKRGGRKSGNLPSKRASISRSQHDILQMICSKRRSGASEANLIVAKSWADVVKLGAKQTQTKLIKHGPQRSMNKRQRRPATPKKPVGEVHSQFSTGHANSPCTIIIGKAHTEKVHVPARPYRMLNNFVSNQKMDFKEDLSGIAEMFKTPVKEQPQLTSTCHVAISNSENLLGKQVQATNSGEEPLLPTSESFGGNAFFSAQNSAKQPSDKCSASPPLRRQSIRENGNIAKTPRNTYKITSVETKTSDTETEPSKTVSIVNKLRRSMEFRSIQKLPIESKSEETNTDIVERILKRCQKATLLQQRREGEMKEIERPFETYKENIELKENDEKTKAVKRSRRTWGPKCEPTSDLTDLKSLPDTEHTKDTTCGQDLLQTQDHAKAPKSEKGKITKMPCQSLQPERINTPTHIKQQLKASLGKVGVKEELLAVGKLTRTSEETTHTHREPAEDGKNIRMFKESPKQILDPAACVTGMKKWPRTPKEEARSLEDLASFKELFQTPGPTEESMTKEKTNKIACKSPPPESVDTPTSTRQRPKRGLRKADVEEEFLALRKLTPSAGKTMHTPKPTGGDEKDIKAFMGTPVQKLDLPGTLPGSKRQLQTPKGKAQALEDLAGFKELFQTPVLTEELVAAGKTTKISCKSPQPDPVDTPTSTKQRPKRSLRKADVEGEFLAFRKLTPAAGKAMHIPKPAVGEEKGINTFVGTPVQKLDLTENLTGNKRWPHTPKEKAQALEDLTGFKELFQTPGHTEEAVAAGKTTKMPCKSSPPELADTPTSTRRQPKTPLGKRDVQKELSALKKLTQTTHTDKVPEGEDKSIKAFKETAKQRLDPAASVTGSKRQPRTPKRKAQPLEDLAGLKELFQTPICTDKPTTHEKTTKIACRSPQPDPVDTPTSSKPQSKRSLRKVDVEEEFLALKKRTPSAGKAMHIPKPAVSDEKNINAFVGTPVQKLDLPENLTGSKRRLQTPKEKAQALEDLSGFKELFQTPSHTEESMTNDKTAKVACKSSQPDPDKTPASSKGRLKTSLGKVGVKEELRAVGELTQTSGETTHTHTEPTGDGKSIKAFMESPKQILDSAASLTGSKRQPRTPKGKSEVREDLAGFKELFQTSGHTKESMTNEKTTKISYRSSQPDPVDTPTSSKPQPKRSLRKADVEEEFLAFRKRTPSADKAMHTPKPAGGEEKDINTFTGTPVQKLDPPENLPGSKRRLQTPKEKAQTLEDLTGFRELFQTPCTDNPTTDAKTTKILCKSPQPDPVDTPTSTKQRPKRSLKKADVEEEFLAFRELTPSAGKAMHTPKPAVGEEKVINTFVGTPVQKLDLPGNLPGSKRWPQTTKEKAKALEDLAGFKELFQTPSHTEKSMTDDKITEVYCNSPQPDPVKTPTSSKRRLKTSLGKVGVKEEVLPVSKLTQTSGKTTQTHRETAGDGKSIKVFKESAKQMLDPANYGTGMKRWPRTPKEEARSLEDLAGFKELFQTPGPTEESTTDDKTTKIACKSPPPESVDTPTSTRRRPKTPLGKRDVEKELSALKKLTQTTHTDKVPGGEDKSIKAFKETAKQRLDPAASVTGSKKQLRTPKRKAQPLEDLAGLKELFQTPICTDKPTTHEKTTKIACRSPQPDPVDTPTIFKPQSKRSLRKADVEEEFLALRKLTPSVGKAMHTPKPSGGDEKDMKAFLGTPVQKLDLPGNLPRSKRRPQTPKEKAQPLEDLTGFKELFQTPGTDKPTTDEKTTKMPCKSPQPDPADIPASTKQQPKRSLRKADVEEEFLALRKLTPSAGKAMDTPKPAVSDEKNNTFMEILVQNLDLPGNLPGSKRRPQTPKEKAEALEDLAGFKELFQTPGHTEESMTDDKMTEVSCKSPQPESFKTSRSSKQRLKISLVKVDMKEEPLAVNKLTRTSGKTTQTHTEPTGDSKSIKAFKESPKQILDPAANVTGSKRQLRTRKEKASALEDLTGFRELFPAPGHTEQSMTVDKNTTMPCKSPPAEPADTATSTKRYPKTRLRKEVKEELSALERLTQTSGQSTHTHKELASGDEGIKVFKQHAKKKPNPVEEEPSRRRPRAPKEKAQPLEDPAGFKELSEPSGHTQEPLTAGKATKIPCKSPPVEVVDTTASTRRHLRTRVQKVQVKEEPSAVKFTQTSGGTTDADKEPVGEDKGIKAVKESAKQTLAPAASVTGSRRRPRAPRENAQALEDLADFKDPAPGHTEESMTDDKTTKIPCKSSPELVDTATSSKRRPRTRAQKVAVKEELLAVGSLTQTSGESAHTDKEPVGEDKGMKAFKQPVKRKLDAEDVIGSRRRPRAPKEKAQPLEDLASFPELSPTPGHTEELANGAADSFTSAPKKTPDSGKPLKTSRRVLRAPKVEPVADLVSTTDPVKSQSKSNTSLPPLPFKSGGGKDGSATGTKRLRCMPAPEEITEELPASKKQRVAPRARGKSPEPMVIMKRSLRTSAKRIEPVVELNSNNMKTNKEEHKLQDSVPENKGISLRSRRQNKTDVEQQITEVLVLAERIEINRNEMKTSPEMDIQNPDDGAWKPIPRGKVSENKRCLRSVRPNKSSQPKVAEESGGQKSAGVLMQNQEGKGEAGNSDSMCLRSRKTKSQSAASTLESESVQRVTRSVKRCAENPKKAEDIVYVKKIRTRSHRDSEDI; the protein is encoded by the exons GGGTATTGAATGTGACATCCGTATCCAGCTTCCTGTTGTGTCAAAACAACATTGCAAAATTGAAATCATtgagcaggag GCAATATTACATAATTTCAGTTCCACAAATCCAACACAAGTAAATGGGTCTGTTATTGATGAGCCTGTACAGCTAAAACATGGAGATGTAATAACCATTATTGATCGATCTTTCAG GTATGAAAATGAAAGTTTTCAGAATGGAAGGAAGTCAACTGAATTCCCAAGAAAAATACGTGAACAG GAGCCAGCACATCGTGTCTCAAGATCTAGCTTCTCTCCTGACCCTG ATGAGAGTGAGGGAATACCTTTGAAAAGAAGGCGTGTGTCCTTTGGTGGGCACCTAAGACCTGAATTGTTTGATGAAAACTTGCCTCCTAATACGCCTCTCAAAAGGGGAGAAACCCCAACCAAAAGAAAGTCTGTGGTAACGCACACTCCACCTGTCCTGAAGAAAATCATCAAG GAACAGCCTCAACCATCAGGAAAACAAGAGTCAACTTCAGAAATCAGTGTGGAAGTGAAGGCACAAAGCTTGGTTAGAAGCCCTCCAGCTCCTAGTCCTAGGAAAACTCCAGTTGCCAATGATCAACGCCGCAGGTCCTGCAAAGCAGCCCCTGCTTCCAGCAGCAAATCTCAGACAGAGGTTCCtaagagaggagggagaaagagcgGCAACCTGCCTTCAAAGAGAGCATCTATCAGCCGAAGTCAACAtgatattttacagatgatatgTTCCAAAAGAAGAAGTGGTGCTTCGGAAGCCAATCTAATTG TTGCAAAATCATGGGCAGATGTAGTAAAACTTGGtgcaaaacaaacacaaactaaACTCATAAAACATGGTCCTCAAAGGTCAATGAACAAAAGGCAAAGAAGACCTGCTACTCCGAAG AAGCCTGTGGGCGAAGTTCACAGTCAATTTAGTACAGGCCATGCAAACTCTCCTTGTACCATAATAATAGGGAAGGCTCATACTGAAAAAGTACATGTGCCTGCTCGACCCTACAGAATGCTCAACAACTTCGTTTCCAACCAAAAAATGGACTTCAAGGAAGATCTTTCAG GAATAGCTGAAATGTTCAAGACCCCAGTGAAGGAGCAACCACAGTTGACAAGCACATGTCATGTCGCTATTTCAAATTCAGAGAATTTGCTTGGAAAACAAGTTCAAGCAACTAATTCAGGAGAAGAACCTCTGCTGCCCACCTCAGAGAGTTTTG gaGGAAATGCGTTCTTCAGTGCACAGAATTCAGCAAAACAGCCATCTGATAAATGCTCTGCAAGCCCTCCCTTAAGACGGCAGTCTATtagagaaaatggaaacataGCAAAAACTCCCAGGAACACCTACAAAATAACTTCCGTGGAGACGAAAACTTCAGATACTGAGACAGAGCCTTCAAAAACAGTATCCATCGTAAACAAGTTAAGAAGGTCTATGGAGTTCAGAAGTATACAGAAGCTACCTATAGAAAGTAAGAGTGAAGAAACAAATACAGACATTGTTGAGCGCATCCTAAAAAGATGTCAGAAGGCAACACTACTACaacaaaggagagaaggagagatgaAGGAAATAGAAAGACCTTTTGAGACATATAAGGAAAAtattgaattaaaagaaaatgatgaaaagacGAAAGCAGTGAAGAGATCAAGAAGAACTTGGGGTCCGAAATGTGAACCAACGTCTGATCTGACAGACCTCAAGAGCTTGCCTGATACAGAACACACGAAAGACACGACATGTGGCCAGGATCTCCTCCAAACCCAAGATCATGCCAAGGCACCAAAGAGTGAGAAGGGCAAAATCACTAAAATGCCCTGCCAGTCATTACAACCAGAACGAATAAACACCCCAACACACATAAAACAACAGCTGAAGGCATCCCTGGGGAAAGTGGGTGTGAAAGAAGAGCTCTTAGCAGTCGGCAAGCTCACACGGACGTCAGAGGAaaccacgcacacacacagagagccaGCAGAAGATGGCAAGAACATCAGAATGTTTAAGGAGTCTCCAAAGCAGATCCTGGACCCAGCAGCCTGTGTAACTGGAATGAAGAAGTGGCCAAGAACGCCTAAGGAAGAGGCGCGATCACTAGAAGACCTGGCCAGCTTCAAAGAGCTCTTCCAGACACCAGGTCCCACTGAGGAATCAATGACTAaagagaaaactaacaaaatagCCTGCAAATCTCCACCACCAGAATCAGTGGACACTCCAACAAGCACAAGGCAACGGCCTAAGAGAGGTCTCAGGAAAGCAGATGTAGAGGAAGAATTCTTAGCACTCAGGAAACTAACACCATCAGCAGGGAAAACCATGCACACACCCAAACCAACAGGAGGTGATGAGAAAGATATTAAAGCTTTTATGGGAACTCCAGTGCAGAAACTGGACCTGCCAGGAACTTTACCTGGCAGCAAGAGACAGCTGCAAACTCCCAAGGGAAAGGCCCAGGCTCTAGAAGACCTGGCTGGCTTTAAAGAACTATTCCAGACTCCTGTTCTTACTGAGGAATTAGTGGCTGCCGGCAAAACCACTAAAATATCCTGCAAATCTCCACAGCCAGACCCAGTGGACACCCCAACAAGCACAAAGCAACGGCCCAAGAGAAGTCTCAGGAAAGCAGATGTAGAGGGAGAATTCTTAGCATTCAGGAAACTAACACCGGCAGCCGGCAAAGCCATGCACATACCTAAACCAGCAGTAGGTGAAGAGAAAGGCATCAACACATTTGTGGGAACTCCAGTGCAGAAACTGGACCTGACAGAGAACTTAACTGGCAACAAGAGATGGCCACATACTCCTAAGGAAAAGGCCCAGGCTCTGGAAGACCTGACTGGCTTTAAAGAGCTCTTCCAGACACCTGGTCATACTGAGGAAGCAGTGGCTGCTGGCAAAACTACTAAAATGCCCTGCAAATCTTCTCCACCAGAATTAGCAGACACCCCAACAAGCACAAGAAGGCAGCCCAAGACACCTTTGGGGAAAAGGGATGTACAGAAAgagctctcagctctgaagaagctcacacagaccacacacacagacaaagtACCAGAAGGAGAGGATAAAAGCATCAAAGCGTTTAAGGAAACTGCAAAACAGAGACTGGACCCAGCAGCAAGTGTAACTGGTAGCAAGAGGCAGCCGAGAACTCCTAAGAGAAAAGCCCAACCCCTAGAAGACCTGGCTGGCTTGAAAGAGCTCTTCCAGACACCAATATGCACTGACAAGCCCACGACTCATGAGAAAACTACCAAAATAGCCTGCAGATCTCCACAACCAGACCCAGTGGACACACCAACAAGCTCCAAGCCACAGTCCAAGAGAAGTCTCAGGAAAGTGGATGTAGAAGAAGAATTCTTAGCACTCAAGAAACGAACGCCATCAGCAGGCAAAGCCATGCACATACCCAAACCAGCAGTAAGTGATGAGAAAAATATCAATGCATTTGTGGGAACTCCAGTGCAGAAACTGGACCTCCCAGAGAACTTAACTGGCAGCAAGAGACGGCTACAAACTCCCAAGGAAAAGGCCCAGGCTCTAGAAGACCTGTCTGGCTTTAAAGAGCTCTTCCAGACACCAAGTCACACTGAGGAATCAATGACTAATGATAAAACTGCCAAAGTAGCCTGCAAATCTTCACAACCAGACCCAGACAAAACCCCAGCAAGCTCCAAGGGACGGCTGAAGACATCCCTGGGGAAAGTGGGCGTGAAAGAAGAGCTCCGAGCAGTTGGCGAGCTCACACAGACATCAGGggagactacacacacacacacagagccaacAGGAGATGGTAAGAGCATCAAAGCATTTATGGAGTCTCCAAAGCAGATCTTAGATTCAGCAGCAAGTCTAACTGGCAGCAAGAGGCAACCGAGAACGCCTAAGGGAAAGTCTGAAGTCCGTGAAGACCTGGCCGGCTTCAAAGAGCTCTTCCAGACATCTGGTCACACTAAGGAATCAATGACTAACGAAAAAACTACCAAAATATCCTACAGATCTTCACAACCAGACCCGGTGGACACCCCAACAAGCTCCAAGCCACAGCCCAAGAGAAGTCTCAGGAAAGCAGATGTTGAAGAAGAATTTTTAGCATTTAGGAAACGAACACCATCAGCAGACAAAGCCATGCACACACCCAAACCAGCAGGAGGTGAAGAGAAAGACATCAACACATTTACGGGAACTCCAGTGCAGAAACTAGACCCGCCAGAAAATTTACCTGGCAGCAAGAGACGGCTACAAACTCCTAAGGAAAAGGCTCAGACTCTAGAAGACCTGACTGGGTTCAGAGAGCTTTTCCAGACACCATGCACTGATAACCCCACGACTGATGCGAAAACTACCAAAATACTCTGCAAATCTCCACAACCGGACCCAGTGGACACCCCAACAAGCACAAAACAACGGCCCAAGAGAAGCCTCAAGAAAGCAGATGTAGAGGAAGAATTTTTAGCATTCAGGGAACTAACACCATCAGCAGGCAAAGCCATGCACACGCCTAAACCAGCAGTAGGTGAAGAGAAAGTCATCAACACATTTGTGGGGACTCCAGTGCAGAAACTGGACCTGCCAGGAAATTTACCTGGCAGCAAGAGATGGCCACAGACTACTAAAGAAAAGGCCAAGGCTCTAGAAGACCTGGCTGGCTTCAAAGAGCTCTTCCAGACACCAAGTCACACTGAGAAATCAATGACTGACGACAAAATCACAGAAGTATACTGCAATTCTCCACAACCAGACCCAGTCAAAACCCCAACAAGCTCCAAGCGACGACTCAAGACATCCTTGGGGAAAGTAGGCGTGAAAGAAGAGGTCCTACCAGTCAGCAAACTCACACAGACGTCGGGGAagaccacacagacacacagagagacagcaGGAGATGGAAAGAGCATCAAAGTGTTTAAGGAATCTGCAAAGCAGATGCTGGACCCAGCAAACTATGGAACTGGGATGAAGAGGTGGCCAAGAACACCTAAGGAAGAGGCGCGATCACTAGAAGACCTGGCCGGCTTCAAAGAGCTCTTCCAGACACCAGGTCCCACTGAGGAATCAACGACTGATGACAAAACTACCAAAATAGCCTGCAAATCTCCACCACCAGAATCAGTGGACACCCCAACAAGCACAAGAAGGCGGCCCAAAACGCCTTTGGGGAAAAGGGATGTAGAGAAAGAGCTCTCAGCCCTGAAGAAGctcacacagaccacacacacagacaaagtACCAGGAGGTGAGGATAAAAGCATCAAAGCGTTTAAGGAAACTGCAAAACAGAGACTGGACCCAGCAGCAAGTGTAACTGGTAGCAAGAAGCAGCTGAGAACTCCTAAGAGAAAAGCCCAACCCCTAGAAGACCTGGCTGGCTTGAAAGAGCTCTTTCAGACACCAATATGCACTGACAAGCCCACGACTCATGAGAAAACTACCAAAATAGCCTGCAGATCTCCACAACCAGACCCAGTGGACACACCAACAATCTTCAAGCCACAGTCCAAGAGAAGTCTCAGGAAAGCAGATGTAGAGGAAGAATTCTTAGCACTCAGGAAGCTAACACCGTCAGTAGGGAAAGCCATGCACACGCCCAAACCATCAGGAGGCGATGAGAAAGACATGAAAGCATTTCTGGGAACTCCAGTGCAGAAATTGGACCTGCCAGGAAATTTACCTCGCAGCAAGAGACGGCCACAAACTCCTAAGGAAAAGGCCCAGCCTCTGGAGGATCTGACTGGCTTCAAAGAGCTCTTCCAGACACCAGGCACTGACAAGCCCACGACTGATGAGAAAACTACCAAAATGCCCTGCAAATCTCCACAACCAGACCCAGCAGACATCCCAGCAAGCACAAAGCAACAGCCCAAAAGAAGTCTCAGGAAAGCAGACGTAGAGGAAGAATTTTTAGCACTCAGGAAACTAACGCCGTCAGCAGGCAAAGCCATGGACACACCCAAACCAGCAGTAAGTGAtgagaaaaataacacatttatggAAATTCTAGTGCAGAATCTGGACCTGCCGGGAAATTTACCTGGCAGCAAGAGACGGCCACAAACTCCTAAGGAAAAGGCTGAGGCTCTAGAGGACCTGGCTGGCTTCAAAGAGCTCTTCCAAACACCAGGTCACACTGAGGAATCAATGACTGATGACAAAATGACAGAAGTATCATGCAAATCTCCACAGCCAGAGTCATTCAAAACCTCAAGAAGCTCCAAGCAAAGGCTCAAGATATCCCTGGTGAAAGTGGACATGAAAGAAGAGCCCCTAGCGGTGAACAAGCTCACACGGACGTCAGGGAAGACTacgcaaacacacacagagccaaCAGGAGATAGTAAGAGCATCAAAGCATTTAAGGAGTCTCCAAAGCAGATCCTGGACCCAGCAGCAAATGTAACTGGTAGCAAGAGGCAGCTGAGAACTCGTAAGGAAAAGGCCAGTGCTCTAGAAGACCTGACTGGCTTCAGAGAGCTCTTCCCAGCACCAGGTCACACTGAACAGTCAATGACTGTTGACAAAAACACAACAATGCCCTGCAAATCTCCCCCAGCAGAACCAGCAGACACTGCCACGAGCACAAAGAGATACCCCAAGACACGTCTCAGGAAAGAAGTGAAAGAGGAGCTCTCAGCACTTGAGAGGCTCACACAAACATCAGggcaaagcacacacacacacaaagaattaGCAAGTGGTGATGAAGGCATCAAAGTATTTAAACAACATGCAAAGAAGAAACCGAACCCAGTAGAAGAGGAACCCAGCAGGAGAAGGCCAAGAGCACCTAAGGAAAAGGCCCAACCCCTAGAAGACCCGGCCGGCTTCAAAGAGCTCTCTGAACCATCAGGTCACACTCAGGAACCACTGACTGCTGGCAAAGCCACTAAAATACCCTGCAAATCTCCCCCAGTAGAAGTAGTAGACACCACAGCAAGCACAAGGAGGCATCTCAGGACACGTGTGCAGAAGGTACAAGTAAAAGAAGAGCCTTCAGCAGTTAAGTTCACACAAACATCAGGGGGAACCACGGACGCAGATAAAGAACCAGTAGGTGAAGATAAAGGCATCAAAGCAGTGAAGGAATCTGCAAAACAGACACTGGCTCCAGCAGCAAGTGTAACTGGCAGCAGGAGACGGCCAAGAGCACCCAGGGAAAATGCCCAAGCCCTAGAGGACCTGGCTGACTTCAAAGACCCAGCACCGGGTCACACTGAAGAATCAATGACTGATGACAAAACCACTAAAATACCCTGCAAATCATCACCAGAACTAGTAGACACTGCAACAAGTTCAAAGAGACGGCCCAGGACACGTGCCCAGAAAGTAGCAGTGAAGGAGGAGCTGTTAGCAGTCGGCAGTCTCACACAAACATCAGGGGAGAGCGCGCACACCGACAAAGAGCCGGTAGGCGAGGACAAAGGCATGAAAGCATTTAAGCAACCTGTAAAGCGGAAGCTGGACGCAGAAGATGTAATTGGCAGCAGGAGACGGCCAAGAGCACCTAAGGAAAAGGCCCAACCCCTAGAAGATCTGGCCAGCTTCCCAGAGCTCTCTCCAACACCAGGCCACACTGAGGAACTGGCAAATGGTGCTGCTGATAGCTTTACAAGCGCTCCAAAGAAAACACCTGACAGTGGAAAACCTCTAAAAACATCCAGAAGAGTTCTTCGGGCCCCTAAAGTAGAACCCGTGGCAGACCTGGTAAGTACCACAGACCCTGTAAAATCACAGAGCAAAAGCAACACTTCCCTGCCCCCACTGCCCTTCAAGAGCGGAGGTGGCAAAGATGGAAGCGCCACAGGAACCAAGAGGCTGCGCTGCATGCCTGCGCCGGAGGAGATCACGGAGGAGCTGCCAGCCAGCAAGAAGCAGAGGGTTGCTCCCAGGGCGAGAGGCAAATCACCGGAACCCATGGTCATCATGAAGAGAAGTTTGAGGACTTCTGCAAAAAGAATTGAACCTGTGGTAGAGCTGAACAGCAACAACATGAAAACCAACAAAGAGGAACACAAATTACAAGACTCGGTCCCTGAAAATAAG GGAATATCCCTGCGCTCCAGACGCCAAAATAAGACTGATGTAGAACAGCAAATAACTGAGGTCCTGGTATTAGcagaaagaatagaaataaacagaaatgaaatgaagacCTCCCCAGAGATGGACATTCAGAATCCAGATGACGGAGCCTGGAAACCCATACCTAGAGGCAAAGTCAGTGAAAACAAAAGGTGCTTGAGGTCTGTGAGACCGAATAAGAGCTCCCAGCCTAAGGTGGCAGAGGAGAGTGGAGGGCAGAAGAGCGCAGGGGTTCTCATGCAGAatcaggaagggaaaggagaagcagGAAATTCAGACTCCATGTGTTTGAGATCAAGAAAGACGAAAAGCCAGTCTGCAGCAAGCACTTTGGAGAGTGAATCTGTGCAGAGAGTAACGCGGAGTGTCAAGAGGTGTGCAGAAAATCCAAAGAAG GCTGAGGACATTGTGTACGTCAAGAAAATAAGAACCAGAAGTCACCGGGACAGTGAagatatttaa